The Streptomyces sp. NBC_00659 genomic interval GACCCGGACCTGCGCGAACACACCCGCCGTCGGCTCGGGCTCCCCCAGGACGCGTACGTCGTCGGCGGTGTCGGCCGGCTCGCGCCGGGCAAGCGGTTCGACGTCCTGATCAGCGCGCTGGCCGAGCTGCCCGGCGACTGCTGGCTGCTGCTGGTCGGCGGTGGCACGGAGGAGACCGCGCTGCGGCGCGCGGCACACGACGCCAGGGTCGCGGACCGGGTCCTGTTCGCCGGGGAACGCCCCGCCGGCGGCTCTCCCGGCGCCGATCTGCCGTCCCTGATGGGTGCCATGGACGTCCTCGCCTCGCCCAGTCCCGAGGAGGCGTTCGGGCTGGCCGTCGTGGAGGCGCTGGCGGCCGGACTGCCGGTGCTGTACGTCTCCTGTCCGGCCGTCGAGGACCTCCCGCCCGGGGTGGCGCGCGGCGCGACCCGGGTCGCGGGCGGTGCGGATTCCTTAGCCCGCGCGCTGGCCGGCGTCCGTGCCGGGGGCCCCGCCCCCCGCTCGGCCCCGGAGGCGGCCCACCAGTACTGCATCACCCGCAGCGCCGCACAGCTCATGGACGTGTACGCGGCCGCTGTCTCGCGCACCTGACTGGAGTGAGTTCCACATGTCCGAAATCCTCACCAGGGGCCACCGCCCCTCGGGTTCGTCCCTTCCCCGGGCGAGAACCGTCCCGGCGTGGTCGCTGCTCGCGGCCACGACCGTGCTCGGCGGCGCACTCGGCGGCGCGTACGGCGTGGTGAAGCCGCCGGCCTACACGGCCACGAGCTACGTCATCGCCGTTCCGACGGACAAGGGTGATCCGTCCGCCGCGCTCGGCTTCGCCCAGGCCTACGGCCGGGTCGCCACACAGCTCGCGGTGCTCGGGGACGCGCAGGTGTGGGCCGGTGTGCCCCTGAA includes:
- a CDS encoding glycosyltransferase, translating into MKVLHIITGLGVGGAEQQLRLLLRHLPVPCDVVTLTNPGAVAEGLAADGVRVIHLGMSGNRDLAALPRLVKVIRAGRYDLVHTHLYRACVYGRLAARLAGVKGVVATEHSLGDSQMEGRRLGPGVRALYLASERLGRSTVAVSPTVAERLRRWGVPAPRIEVVPNGVDIARFRFDPDLREHTRRRLGLPQDAYVVGGVGRLAPGKRFDVLISALAELPGDCWLLLVGGGTEETALRRAAHDARVADRVLFAGERPAGGSPGADLPSLMGAMDVLASPSPEEAFGLAVVEALAAGLPVLYVSCPAVEDLPPGVARGATRVAGGADSLARALAGVRAGGPAPRSAPEAAHQYCITRSAAQLMDVYAAAVSRT